The Leptospira brenneri genomic sequence CTAAAAATGCCATCCAAGCAGGTTTTGATGGAGTGGAATTACACGCGGCCAATGGATATTTGTTAGAACAATTTTTACATCCAAGTTCTAATCAAAGAACAGATGAATACGGTGGATCGATTGAAAATCGGATTCGATATATCGTAGAAGTAGCGACAGCTGTCAGCCAAGCGATTGGAAAAGAAAAAACTGCGATTCGTTTGTCTCCTTATGGTGCTTTTAATGACCTTTTCCCATTCCCAGAAACTCACGACGAATATACATTGTTAGCCGAAAAGCTAAACCAAATAGGAATTGTTTATATTCACTTAGTAGATCATTCCTCAATGGGTGCACCAACTGTGGAACCAGAAACTGTTGGGAACATTCGAAAGGCATTCAAAGGAACATTGATTTTAAGTGGTGGTTATGATGTGGAACGTGCGGAAAAAGACCTCTCGTCAGGACTCGCTGACCTTGTTGCTTATGGAAAACCTTTCCTTGCCAATCCAGATCTCGTCACAAGATTCCAAAAAAATATTACCTTAGCTTCTTTTGACCAAACCACTCTTTATACACCTGGTGAAAAAGGGTATACTGATTACTCACTAGCAAACTAACAATGATTAACATTCACTAATCTTAAGTGAATGTTTTTTTAGCGCCTCAAATGGACCCAAAACAAAAACCCTAGAGTTGCCTTGACCGGGCTATTCCAGGGTGCGCGTTCGCTCCCGTCACCTTCCATCTAACGATGGTAGGCGACCAAGCCTTCCGTATCCCTGGCGCAGAACATAACATCTAACAAAAATAGATTCAGTCTTTCCCTCCTCTCCAATCTTTTGGTCATTTGCTAAATCCAATGTACAGATTTAGAAAGGAAATCCATCCCCAGGAAATTGAATTCTTGCCTAATTCGTTATATTGAAATTTTTATCCACTATGTCAAACACACTCATACAACAAGAAACAAGCAAAGTTCATAGTGAAGTCATTGGTGCGAACGAAAAATACGCATCGGAATTTGGGAAGAAAGGGGAACTCGCCCTCCCTCCCGCGAGAAGTTTTACCATCCTCACCTGTATGGATGCAAGACTTGATCCTGCAAAATATGCAGGACTTGCGGAAGGAGATGCCCATGTGATTCGCAATGCCGGTGGACGTGCAAGCGATGATGCAATTCGGTCTCTTGTGATTTCTTACAAACTATTAGGGACAAAAGAATTTTTTGTCATCCATCACTCCGATTGTGGGATGCAATTGTTCACTGATCCGATCATTCGTAACCTTCTCTCTAAAAGTTTGAAAACGGCAACCATTGATTCTAATGGATGGCGTAACTTAGAAGAATCTGGCGGTTCAGACGAAGCGAAGTTTATTCCGTTTTTAACCTTTGAAAATCTAGAACAAAGTGTGATCGACGATGTTAAACGCATCCGAAACCATCCTCTAATCCCTAAAGACATTCCTGTCTATGGATACTATTATGATGTCAAAACAGGAAAACTAGTAGAAGTGAAAGAAGCCACAAAGATTGGAAGGGCTTCCTGAGCCAGAAAACAATAAGTTTATAAAATATGAACTTATTGGGAATAATTTCAGGAGTATTTAGAATTGGATATCTGAAATGAGGGGATTGTAGTAGAAGGGAGTCATTGGGTGGCGGGTCTAGTTCCCCTCCCTCAATCGGGCGGGGATACTTATATCCAATCTGTACCAGCTTTGCGGGCGAAGGGACTTGGTCTCGGACATATCTTGTTCTCACTGCGCTCCTGGGCACGGCACCGCTCGTCCTCGTGGCTTTCTTACTGTAACAGTCGTTCCCTATATGGGTCACTCCTGTTCCAAGTCGCGTCACAGTTCGATCCCTTCGAAATGATACTTAGATTAAAATTAGATATTTGGAAAAGTTAAAGGATCTGTCTTTTGCGGGCGAAGGGGCTCGAACCCTCGCCAGAAGCTTGGAAGGCTGCTGTGCTACCGTTACACCACACCCGCGACAGTAAATACATAGTTTTGTTTGTGGGTGAGGGGTCAATGATTTTTGGTTCCAGAAAGTGTGGTAGGAAGAAAATGAGACTATGGCTCTGCCCCAAGCACTCGAAAATTACCGAAAACAATATCGTAAAATCAAACTGTTTCAAGACATCTCATCAGTTCTCCATTGGGATTCAGAAGTGATGATGCCAGAAGAAGGCCGTGAATACCGATCGGCACAGATTGCTGCTGTGGCAGAACTCACCCATGATTGGATGACCGATAAATCTTTTCTAAACCAAATCCAATTAGCAAAAGACTCAATCAGCCAAATTCCTGAATCAGAGCGGTCACTATGGAACCGCGAGTTAGAAGTCCTAATGGAAGAGAAGGAGAAGGCGGATAAATTGCCTTCGGATTTTGTCTCTGAATTTGCGAGGGTAACCAATCTTTCTCATGCTGAATGGGCCGCCGCAAAGAAGGAAAAAAACTTTCAAACATTTGCCAAACGATTGGAAGAACTTGTAGAACTATCAAAAAAACAAGCAGATTACTTTGGTTATACGACAGAACCTTATGATGCACTCCTCGATAGTTATGAAAAAGGTGCCAAAGCAAACCAAATTCAAATTTTGTTTTCTGATTTGAAAGAGTCACTAGTTCCTATCGTGACTACAGCTCCAAAATTTAAAAATCCATTTCCATGCCCAGTTTCGATAGACAAACAAACTAAATTTTGTAATCGTTTGCCTTCTCTTCTGGGACTCACTACCAAAGAATCTCGATTAGATACAAGCAACCATCCATTTTCTACCAGTTTAGGCAAAGGTGATAAACGAATTACTACAAGGTATTCTGAAACAGATCCATTATCATCTATTTTTGGTGTGTTACATGAAACGGGTCATTCTCTTTATGAATCTGGACTTTCTGCAATGCCAGATTGGCCGACTCCGATTACAGAATTTTTAAGTTTAGGAATTCATGAATCACAAAGTCGATTGTGGGAAAACCAAGTAGGTCGTTCTTTACCATTTTGGGAATTTGTTTACCCTATCCTTCTTTCCGATTTTGGATTCACAGACAAAGAACTTCCATTTAAAGAGTTGTATCAATACATCAACAGTACAGAAAAAACAAAAGTTAGAGTCGAAGCCGACCAAGTGACTTATAATCTTCATATCATTCTTCGTTTTGAAATTGAAAGAGATCTAATCAACGGAAAAATCCAAGTAAAAGATTTGCCTGAAGTTTGGAACACAAAGATGAAAGAAAGTTTTGGACTCAAAATCGAAAATGATGCAGAAGGTGTTTTACAAGACATTCATTGGTCCATGGGGGCGTTTGGTTATTTTCCAACCTATACACTCGGAAATATTTTCAGTTCGCAGTTTTTCAAAAAATTTACAGAAGAATTCCCTGATTCGCATAACAAATTTTCAACGAAAGGTGATTTTTCTGATCTATTAAATTGGCTCAGAAAAAATATTCATTCTAAAGGAAAAATATATGATGTAGATACTTTAATGCAACAAGTTACAGGTGAATCTGCGAATTCAAAATATTTAATATCTTATTTGAATGGGAAAATCGAAGAAGTAACAAAATAAATCAATTTCGAATATCAAATTACAAGGGAATTATATGTCAGGATCAGAACAAGTATTAGAAAAACTAAGCCAATTATCATATTTTGATAATCTCGCATTATACTATCTATGTATAGAAACACCTCCACAAACACTTGCGCTTGCATTTATGCAAATGGATGAAAAAATCGCAGGGTCAATGCTCGGAGTTTTGGATGTACAAAAAAGAAAGTATGTACATGAGTTAATGGCTCTTCAAAAAGATAGTTCTGAAGATGCCAAAAAAGCCGCCGCCGAAGGTTTGTTACTCATCGCAGACGGCTTAATTTCTAGAAATTTAATTAGTAAACAAGGTCACTATTTCTTTGGCACAAAGAGATAAAAAGATCCAATTCCCAAAGAAATCCAAGCAATTAAAAAACTCACTCCACCAATAGGAGTGATGGCTCCTAAAACTTTGACACCAGTAATTGTAAGTGCATACAAACTAAAGGAAAAAATCAAGATCCCAACAAGAAACATCCAAGTTGCGACGTTTAAGAACTTTTTACTTTTTGCGGGTGCATCTGATTGTAATGATAACTGGAGTAGTATAAAGGCTATCAGTGCAGCTAGCGTATGGTAAAAATGATAACGATTTCCTGTTTCAAAAATTACCATAAGCTCAGGAGCGATAATTTTTTTAAGTCCATGTGCACCAAAGGCACCGATGGCAACAGCTAAAAAGCCGAAAAGAGAAATCAGTAGGATTAAAACCGCGGAGGATTGCTTCTTGACAAGATTCATAAACGATACTTCCTATTGCCTATGACTTCAGATGCATCCGGAAAGAATACTAAATTTGTTCGAGTTTGGCGACAACTCAATGTGGAAGATGTAAAAAAACAACTACTGTATATCGACGATTTATATGGAACTTGCGGGAATTGTAAAAAATTAGGATTAAATTACTTAAAGGATAAAAAATGTCCTGATTGCGGAGTTACATTCAAGTATTTGGCAACTAAATTGAGTAAGGTGGCAGATATTGGAAAGATTCTAAGTAGAATTGATAAAGAAGGTTTGGATTTAACTTTAATTGAGAGAGAAGATTTCGAAAGATCCAGTGCTGCAGACGCCGCAAGGGATCTATTCAAATCATAAATATACGCTAGATTTGGTTGGAATCTTAGAACGATTAAAACTTAAAGGACCAACCAAATTGTGCTGTTTTGTTATGTGCTGCTGTATCTTCCCAAGCATCGAAAGCACGAATGGTTCTTGTGACAGCGAGGGCCGCAAATACCCCCACTGCATTTGGTGATTCCCAAACATTCCCCGGTCCCTTGGTGTTCATCATATTGTCCCAAATATTTTTTTTAGGTAGATTCTCTTGAGCGTACATATATGCTCCACCGGCCAAAATCAAATCACAAAGTAAATAAATGCTCATACTTACTAATGTATCTCGGTTGCTGAATAAAGGAGAGTTCCAAGAGTTATAACCTACAGAAGCCATGGGAGTGATTAAATTCAAACCTTGTGAGATGGCATGATACTTTTCTGATAGTGGGACTGCTGATTCATGTGGAGGTTTTTGAAGTAATTCTTGTTCGAAGATTTCTTTCCACATCCGTTCTTGGCCTCTTCTTGGAGACTCAATACGAATGATGGAATCAGGAGATGTTTTTCCAACTTTTCCAACATAGATATTAAAGTCGTAGGGGTTTTTCCAACGATTTTTATATCTGTAAACAAAACCTTGAGTTTTTTCGTCTGCATAAAAATCAGGATCAAGTTTGTTTAGAAGAGCAACCAAACGAAGATTAACGTCTTCTGGGCCACCCAAAATTTCTACTGTTTCACCAGCAAATAAGGAACTAACCCCACTGGTTGAAAATAAAACTAAAAACAAAAAATAAAAAACAAAGGAATGAAATCCTTTTAAAATAAAATTCATGACTGGACTCCAGGGAGTTGAAGGTAAGCATTAATTAAACCTAACGAATTGTATGTGGCATGACAGGCCATAGCGATCCAGATATTTCCTGTTTTGATATAGATATATCCGAAGAACATTCCCACGCCACAAATAATAAATGGAATGGCAATAGAAGTTCCCTCACCATAATGCAGCCAACCAAAAAGTAAAGAAACGATAAACAATCCTTCTTGGGCTAGATTTTTATCGATAAAAGCTTTGAGTAAAAAACCTCTAAAAAAGATTTCTTCTAAAATTCCTGTAATGATACCTACAACATAAATTCCCCAAGCCAGTAAGTATCCATTTCCATGAATGGCTTCATAGAGTTTTTTGGCGAACACTCCTGATTCCACAGGAACTGATAATCGTTCCAATATCAAACCAAAGATAACCACGACGATAAAACATAAGAAACCGTTAGCAATTCCTCTGAGTAAAATAGGTATCGATAACTCATCTTGCAGATTTGTGACAGGAATTTGTAATACTTTTTTATAAAGCAGGTAACCAAGACCCACATAACATAAAAACCATGGAATCGAATGTCCTAACAAGTAATGAGGTTTTTCTGAAAATACTTTATCGTAAAATTGTGACAAAAGCAAACTTGGGTTTTCCGTAATTTCTTTCTGGAATTGTTCTTTAATGGGGGTCACAATTTTTTCATATTCGGCAAGCATGGTAGTAAAGTCCATCTTACCTTCCCAATACTCTTCATAGAGAGGGAGTAGTTGGTCTTCGGGAATTCGATCGCTGAGTACCGAATTATTGACGAAGGCTAAAAAAATAACGGAATAAAAGAAGGAACATACATAAACGAGACCTAAAGAATAGGCAGTCAGCCGAAAGATCTCAAAAAAACGATTCTGCATCTGCCTTACAGTTCCTCAATTTCGGCAAGAATCGTCACCGTTTTTTTAGAAAATGGCCGATATTCAAAGTAAGGGATTATGTCTAAAACCGTCGATTTTCTAAAATGGGTCCTGTTTCTCTGCTTTACCTGTGGATTTCCTACACTGATTTCGAGTCCGCTCACGTTGGCAAATTTGGAATATACCAACCCTTCGCTGAAAAATCTTCGGACGGAAATCAAAGAGAACTTACGGATTTCCAAATCTGGAACGAAACGAGAGGAGCTCATCCCCCTCAAGTATTATGAATATAAGGTGAGAAAAGAAGATAACTTCTTTAAAATCATGGCCCGAACCGGTATGGATCTAGAAACTCTATCCTCTGTAAACGAACTAAGTTCTCCTCATGATTTGTCCCCAGGTATGGTTTTGGAAATTCCCAATATGCGCGGAACCTTTCATCCCGAAGAATTATCCGGTGATGAAAAAACCAAATTAAAGTTAGCTGAAAAATATAATCTCGATTCTAATAAATTACAATATGATTCCGAACGCGAGAAATGGTTTTTACCTGGAATTTCTATGGGTAAATCTGAGAAGTCATTCTTTTATGGGTTCGGATTTCAATTTCCATTAACAGAGGCTCGTATTTCTTCCGGTTATGGAAAACGTTTAGATCCATTTACAAAAAAAGAAACATTTCATGGTGGGATTGATTTGGCCGCCGAACAAGGATCAGATGTATTTGCTTCCATGGAAGGTGAAGTAATTTTTAAAGGCAAACAAGGTGGTTACGGGAATTTAATTATCATCAAACATAGTTTAGGATATGAAACTCGTTATGGACATCTTTTTGATTTTAATACAAACGTAGGTCAGAAAGTAAAAAAGGGCCAAAAAATTGGGGAAGTTGGACAAACAGGTAGAGCGACCGGTCCACATTTGCACTTTGAAATTAGAAGAAATTCAAAACGCGAAAGACCTATTTTTCGATCTCACTAAAAAAAGATTTTACGTTACTCATTGATTCTTGTAATTCTGGGAATCAATGGACTTTGAAATTTCACAAGAAGTAGAAACACTTCGCAAAAACATCCAAGACTTCATCACAAATGAAATCATTCCTCTGGAAAAACATTATGATTATGAAAAAGGTCGAATGCCAGAAGATATCAACCAACAAGCGCGTGCTAAAGTAAAAGCCGCTGGTTTCTGGACTCCGCACCTTCCTAAATCAGAAGGTGGACTGGGTTTGGATTTGATTGGAACCTGTATTATTTTTAGTGAACTGGGTCGTTCACCTATTGCTCCCTACATATTTAATTGTGACGCACCGGATGAAGGGAATATGCATTTACTTTCACTTGCTGCTACAGAAAAACAAAAAGAACTCATATTACATCCGTTAATCAAAGGGGATTTGCGAACTGGTTTTGCTATGACAGAACCTGCCCCTGGAGCCGGGTCAGATCCCACCACTTTACAAACCAATGCCGAAAAACAAGGGGATAAATACATTCTCAACGGTCGTAAGTGGTATTGTACTGGGGCTAATGGTGCAAAGTATTTGATTGTGATGGCAAAGGTAAACGGAAGTTTCCGCAAAACAACGATGTTCCTTGTGCCGACTGATGCCAAAGGTTACACTATGGTTCGGGAGATTGAACTTATGGGTTCACATGGGCCAGGTGGTCACTGCGAACTCAACTTCGAAAATGTAGAAGTTGCGGAAGATATGATTCTTGGCCGTATTGGCGAGGGTTTTCGACTTTCTCAAGAAAGACTTGGTCCTGCTCGTTTGACTCATTGTATGCGTTGGACTGGGATGGCAAGACGAGCTCTTTCGATTGCGCGTAGTTATGCGAAAGAGAGACAAGTTTTTAATTCTCGTATAGCTGATCACCAAGGAATCCAGTGGATGTTTGCAGAACGTGCGACAGAAATTGAAATGGCCTTCCTTCTCACACTAAAAGCGGCTTGGTTATTAAAAACAGGAAAGGATGCCCGCCAAGAAACTTCTATGGCGAAATGGAAAGTAAGTGAGTCGTTATGTAATACCATCGATATGGCAATCCAAATCTGTGGGGGTAAGGGGTATTCAAGAGACCTCCCTCTAGAATTGTTTTACAGAGATGCAAGAGCAGCAAGGATTGCCGACGGTCCATCTGAAGTTCATAAAATGGTGATCGGCCGAAATTATGTATCGGAGAAATGGGACTTCTGAGGTTTTTAGAGTATGGAAATTAAGGAACTACAGGAAAAAGTTGAACTTCATTTATCAACGATTTGGAAAGACAACGTAAAGGTCTCCCAAATCCACCACTTAAGTGGAGGGGCTTGCCAGGATAATTATTCATTAGACCTAGTTTCCAAATCCGGTAAACAATCATTAGTGTTACGTACGGATAAGGGAGCTAGTTTATTATCTTCTTTGTCCAAACGAGACGAATTCAAAGTGGCTGAACTTGTTTACAAAGCAGGTGTGAAAACTCCTGCTCCTGTGTTTTTAGAAGAAACATCAGATGTGATAGGTTCCCCGTTCTTTCTTATGGAAAAAATTGGTGGTAAGGCAACAGGCCGATACATCACGAAAGATAAAGAATTAGATTCTTACCGTAAAACAAATATGGTTTCAGATCTAGCGGAAAACCTAGCCAAACTCCATACGGTAAAACCAAGTTCGGTTTTGGATGAAGAGCTAAAACAAAAACTAAAATTAGTTACTATCGAAAATTACGCATCGATTGCAATCTCTGATCTAAGACAATCGTTAGACGAACTTGCGGAAGCCCATCCGGCCATTGAATTATGTTTACATTGGTTGGAATCCAATGCTCCTTCGATTGATGATATCGTTCTAGTTCATGGAGATTTTCGCACGGGAAACTTTATGATGAATGCGGAAGGACTCCAAGGAATTTTAGATTATGAATTCGCACACTTTGGTGATCGTCATGAAGACATCGCTTGGCTCTGTATGCGGGATTGGAGATTTGGTCGGCTTGGCAAAGAGGTGGGTGGTTTTGGAGATCGTAAAGATTTTTACGAAGCCTACCAAAGGACATCTGGTATCCCAGTGGATCCTTTCAAAGTGACTTTCTGGGAGATTATGGGGAATGTTCGTTGGGCCATTGGAAGCGCACAACAAACGGAAAGACATCTTTCTGGAAAAGACAAGGGAATCGAACTCGCAGCCATTGGCCGGCGGACAGCAGAAATGGAATGGGAAGCCATGCGACTCATTGAATCTCTGTAAGTCTCAAAGAATATTCTGAATATTATGTCTATTTAGATATTGAGAATCAGAATCATTTACCTTGACTCTAGGCCTAGGCCCCTTTTCCTGGAAAGAGTCGGAGGTTCTTATGGAACAAACTCTAGAATTAGGAATGGATGTTTTCCAGTTACCAAGGTATTGGGAAGAGTATCAATCTTTGGAAACCATATATTGGAATGGTAGTTTTGCTTCAGAATACCAACCGATTGTCTCTATTTTGGAAAAGAAAACTGTGGCTTATGAAGCACTGGCCAGGTTTTATACAGGTAGTGGGAAAATTGCTCCTGACCGAGCCTTTCAAATTTTACACAATGATCCTGGATTCTTTTTTGATTTTGAGAAAAAATTGAAAAACTTTCAAATTCAAAATCGGCCAGAAGGATATCCGCTTTTTTTGAATATGGATGCCCATGTTTATAGTAAGGAAATTCATTCAGATCACTGGGAATCGGTTTTTAAGAGAGAAAAAAACATAGTGTGCGAATTAATTGAAAACACAGACTATGCCTCAGTTGAGGACTCAAAGTTTTGTATGAACCACCTTAAAGAAATGAATATTCCATTTGCTTTGGATGATATTGGTGGAAAAAACAATTTATTTTGTTTTGAATTTTTAGAAGGTGCGAGTTATTTAAAATTTGATCGGCGTTGGTTGTCTTTACTTCGTACAGATAAAAACTATGCCGAGATTTTAAAGGGTTTTTTAAGTTTTGCAAAATTGCAAAAAATCCAATGTATATTGGAAGGAATTGAAACTCAGGCAGATTTGGAAATCGCTACAAAAACTGGTTTTGATTTGGGCCAAGGTTTTTTATTCAAATACGGAACGTTACAAGTAGTCGCTTAAGTATTGTTATGGGAGTAAATTGTGCAATATAGACCAGAAACAAAGGAACTGATTTCAGCCATTCAGGATTTTTTAATGAAGGATCTTCTTCCAAAATTAGAGGGAGATGATTTATTATCCTATAAGGCATTAGTTTCTTGGAACATGCTTGGTGTCATTGCAAGAGAAACCGAATCACAGGAACTTGAATCTGATTGGTCTCGTATTCTGAACTTAAATTTAAAAATTTCTAGTTTAGAAGAAAAGGTCGACTCTGCACAATTTGCGAGTTTGAGCCGAAAGGAAAAATACAATCTTCTTTTGGAATGGAACCTGGAATTTGCAAAAGAGATTCGTAACCAAACAAAAAATAAAAGTTTGGATTTAAAACCAGGTGGACCTATTTGGGATTTTGCAAAAAATCAATTAAAGGAAACTCTGAGTATTTCCAATCCGAGGTTCCAAACTTAAATGTCTTTATTGTATTTGGTTCGCCATGGGCAAGCTGATCGTCTTGGAAAAAATTATGACCAACTAACCGAACACGGTTGGAAACAGGCAAAACTACTCGGAGAATATTTCAAAAATCAAAGAATCGAGTTTGATTCTGTTTACACTGGCTCACTCAATCGGCAAAAACAAACGGCACAAGGTATCATCGAAAGTTTTTCCAAGGATCAGTTTTGTATTCCTGAACCAATCGAAAACTCTGCCTGGGACGAATTTGATTCTAAAATGTGGCTCGGTCTTGCAGCTAAGATCCGTCATGCGAATGCTGATTTTGCCAAATTATTTGAATCTTATAAAAAAGCTTGGGAAGAAGGGAAAGAAGAAACTAGAGACTATTTCCAAGAACTCATTCAAATTGTATTACATGATTGGGTTCACGGTGTTTGGGATCCTATCGAACCCTATACATTCAAGGAGTATGTAGATAAGGTATCCGTCGGCCCAAAAGAGATTCCATTGGATGTAAAGAGCACACTCGTTGTTTCTTCGAGTACTCCCATCGCGATTATGATGGGCCTCTCTTGTAAAATGTTACCAGTCGAGTTTCCTGTATTTATGAAATCGATTACCAACTCCTCTCTCAGTATATTTAAAAGAGAAAATGGTCATTGGGAACCTGTTAGCTGGAATGGTACTCCCCA encodes the following:
- a CDS encoding EAL domain-containing protein, whose amino-acid sequence is MEQTLELGMDVFQLPRYWEEYQSLETIYWNGSFASEYQPIVSILEKKTVAYEALARFYTGSGKIAPDRAFQILHNDPGFFFDFEKKLKNFQIQNRPEGYPLFLNMDAHVYSKEIHSDHWESVFKREKNIVCELIENTDYASVEDSKFCMNHLKEMNIPFALDDIGGKNNLFCFEFLEGASYLKFDRRWLSLLRTDKNYAEILKGFLSFAKLQKIQCILEGIETQADLEIATKTGFDLGQGFLFKYGTLQVVA
- a CDS encoding alkene reductase, whose protein sequence is MKSLFSEAKLGNLSLKNKVVMAPMTRSRSIDNIPGDIVATYYEQRAEAGLIVTEGTSPSPNGLGYARIPGIYSEEQTKAWKKVTDKVHAKGSKIFVQLMHTGRIGHELNLPKGAKVLGPSAILAKGQMWTDAEGMKDHPTPQEMSKAELKSTLEEFVTASKNAIQAGFDGVELHAANGYLLEQFLHPSSNQRTDEYGGSIENRIRYIVEVATAVSQAIGKEKTAIRLSPYGAFNDLFPFPETHDEYTLLAEKLNQIGIVYIHLVDHSSMGAPTVEPETVGNIRKAFKGTLILSGGYDVERAEKDLSSGLADLVAYGKPFLANPDLVTRFQKNITLASFDQTTLYTPGEKGYTDYSLAN
- a CDS encoding CPBP family intramembrane glutamic endopeptidase; translation: MQNRFFEIFRLTAYSLGLVYVCSFFYSVIFLAFVNNSVLSDRIPEDQLLPLYEEYWEGKMDFTTMLAEYEKIVTPIKEQFQKEITENPSLLLSQFYDKVFSEKPHYLLGHSIPWFLCYVGLGYLLYKKVLQIPVTNLQDELSIPILLRGIANGFLCFIVVVIFGLILERLSVPVESGVFAKKLYEAIHGNGYLLAWGIYVVGIITGILEEIFFRGFLLKAFIDKNLAQEGLFIVSLLFGWLHYGEGTSIAIPFIICGVGMFFGYIYIKTGNIWIAMACHATYNSLGLINAYLQLPGVQS
- a CDS encoding acyl-CoA dehydrogenase family protein encodes the protein MDFEISQEVETLRKNIQDFITNEIIPLEKHYDYEKGRMPEDINQQARAKVKAAGFWTPHLPKSEGGLGLDLIGTCIIFSELGRSPIAPYIFNCDAPDEGNMHLLSLAATEKQKELILHPLIKGDLRTGFAMTEPAPGAGSDPTTLQTNAEKQGDKYILNGRKWYCTGANGAKYLIVMAKVNGSFRKTTMFLVPTDAKGYTMVREIELMGSHGPGGHCELNFENVEVAEDMILGRIGEGFRLSQERLGPARLTHCMRWTGMARRALSIARSYAKERQVFNSRIADHQGIQWMFAERATEIEMAFLLTLKAAWLLKTGKDARQETSMAKWKVSESLCNTIDMAIQICGGKGYSRDLPLELFYRDARAARIADGPSEVHKMVIGRNYVSEKWDF
- a CDS encoding carboxypeptidase M32, which translates into the protein MALPQALENYRKQYRKIKLFQDISSVLHWDSEVMMPEEGREYRSAQIAAVAELTHDWMTDKSFLNQIQLAKDSISQIPESERSLWNRELEVLMEEKEKADKLPSDFVSEFARVTNLSHAEWAAAKKEKNFQTFAKRLEELVELSKKQADYFGYTTEPYDALLDSYEKGAKANQIQILFSDLKESLVPIVTTAPKFKNPFPCPVSIDKQTKFCNRLPSLLGLTTKESRLDTSNHPFSTSLGKGDKRITTRYSETDPLSSIFGVLHETGHSLYESGLSAMPDWPTPITEFLSLGIHESQSRLWENQVGRSLPFWEFVYPILLSDFGFTDKELPFKELYQYINSTEKTKVRVEADQVTYNLHIILRFEIERDLINGKIQVKDLPEVWNTKMKESFGLKIENDAEGVLQDIHWSMGAFGYFPTYTLGNIFSSQFFKKFTEEFPDSHNKFSTKGDFSDLLNWLRKNIHSKGKIYDVDTLMQQVTGESANSKYLISYLNGKIEEVTK
- a CDS encoding beta-class carbonic anhydrase, which encodes MSNTLIQQETSKVHSEVIGANEKYASEFGKKGELALPPARSFTILTCMDARLDPAKYAGLAEGDAHVIRNAGGRASDDAIRSLVISYKLLGTKEFFVIHHSDCGMQLFTDPIIRNLLSKSLKTATIDSNGWRNLEESGGSDEAKFIPFLTFENLEQSVIDDVKRIRNHPLIPKDIPVYGYYYDVKTGKLVEVKEATKIGRAS
- a CDS encoding LysM peptidoglycan-binding domain-containing M23 family metallopeptidase, which encodes MSKTVDFLKWVLFLCFTCGFPTLISSPLTLANLEYTNPSLKNLRTEIKENLRISKSGTKREELIPLKYYEYKVRKEDNFFKIMARTGMDLETLSSVNELSSPHDLSPGMVLEIPNMRGTFHPEELSGDEKTKLKLAEKYNLDSNKLQYDSEREKWFLPGISMGKSEKSFFYGFGFQFPLTEARISSGYGKRLDPFTKKETFHGGIDLAAEQGSDVFASMEGEVIFKGKQGGYGNLIIIKHSLGYETRYGHLFDFNTNVGQKVKKGQKIGEVGQTGRATGPHLHFEIRRNSKRERPIFRSH
- a CDS encoding histidine phosphatase family protein yields the protein MSLLYLVRHGQADRLGKNYDQLTEHGWKQAKLLGEYFKNQRIEFDSVYTGSLNRQKQTAQGIIESFSKDQFCIPEPIENSAWDEFDSKMWLGLAAKIRHANADFAKLFESYKKAWEEGKEETRDYFQELIQIVLHDWVHGVWDPIEPYTFKEYVDKVSVGPKEIPLDVKSTLVVSSSTPIAIMMGLSCKMLPVEFPVFMKSITNSSLSIFKRENGHWEPVSWNGTPHLQNPDLVTLV
- a CDS encoding DUF423 domain-containing protein, producing MNLVKKQSSAVLILLISLFGFLAVAIGAFGAHGLKKIIAPELMVIFETGNRYHFYHTLAALIAFILLQLSLQSDAPAKSKKFLNVATWMFLVGILIFSFSLYALTITGVKVLGAITPIGGVSFLIAWISLGIGSFYLFVPKK
- a CDS encoding phosphotransferase family protein, with the translated sequence MEIKELQEKVELHLSTIWKDNVKVSQIHHLSGGACQDNYSLDLVSKSGKQSLVLRTDKGASLLSSLSKRDEFKVAELVYKAGVKTPAPVFLEETSDVIGSPFFLMEKIGGKATGRYITKDKELDSYRKTNMVSDLAENLAKLHTVKPSSVLDEELKQKLKLVTIENYASIAISDLRQSLDELAEAHPAIELCLHWLESNAPSIDDIVLVHGDFRTGNFMMNAEGLQGILDYEFAHFGDRHEDIAWLCMRDWRFGRLGKEVGGFGDRKDFYEAYQRTSGIPVDPFKVTFWEIMGNVRWAIGSAQQTERHLSGKDKGIELAAIGRRTAEMEWEAMRLIESL